One region of Edaphobacter bradus genomic DNA includes:
- a CDS encoding APC family permease: protein MDVSATEIREKVSPFLDGESAPSYGLRQQVLSPLEVLAQSISTMAPSTTPTLTIPLVFALAGNGTWLAYLIAMAGMLLMSLCISIFARDSASPGSLYTYTRDTLPPIFAAIAAWALFFAYIMTASSVIGGFLNSSYLFLGRLGPHVPGALLAVVAAGGAFAIAYRDVKVSAQIMLWIEATSVCLIALVVALVLWKHGLHLDRAQLQLQGTTASGIRLGVMLAIFSFVGFESATTLGSEAREPLRNIPRAVIRSAALAGVFFIVCTYGETLGFHSSPTGLGESNAPMRFLSAQGGLPIAGPIIDAGVLVSMFAATLACIIAAARVLMLMAHHGLAHASLSRTHSRNETPAAASLLAAVLALLPVAWLAGRGVSGADIYGWMGALAVFGFLTAYALVAVAVPIHLRRHGRPRWWGVALSVVATVAMLAAILGTIYPIPPAPYRYLPLIYAVYLLLGVAWYTVLKRRRPVPSPSLR, encoded by the coding sequence CGATCTCCACCATGGCTCCAAGTACGACTCCCACGCTGACGATTCCGCTCGTCTTTGCGCTGGCCGGCAACGGAACGTGGCTCGCGTATCTGATCGCCATGGCCGGGATGCTGCTGATGTCGCTCTGTATCTCCATCTTCGCGCGCGACTCCGCCTCGCCCGGCTCGCTCTATACCTACACCCGCGACACCCTGCCTCCTATCTTTGCGGCGATCGCTGCGTGGGCACTTTTCTTCGCCTACATCATGACGGCTTCGTCCGTGATTGGAGGCTTCCTCAACTCCTCCTATCTCTTCCTCGGACGGCTTGGGCCGCATGTTCCGGGCGCGCTTCTCGCCGTCGTGGCAGCAGGTGGCGCCTTCGCCATCGCTTATCGCGACGTCAAGGTCTCGGCGCAGATCATGCTGTGGATCGAGGCGACCTCGGTCTGCCTCATCGCGCTCGTGGTGGCGCTCGTGCTGTGGAAGCACGGGCTGCATCTGGACCGCGCGCAGCTTCAGTTGCAGGGCACGACAGCCTCCGGGATCCGCCTCGGCGTCATGCTGGCCATCTTCAGCTTTGTCGGCTTCGAGAGTGCGACGACTCTCGGCTCCGAGGCCCGCGAGCCGCTGCGTAATATTCCCCGCGCCGTCATCCGCAGCGCAGCTCTGGCTGGAGTCTTTTTCATCGTCTGCACCTACGGCGAAACGCTCGGCTTCCACAGCTCTCCCACCGGCCTCGGCGAGAGCAACGCTCCGATGCGATTTCTCTCGGCACAGGGAGGATTGCCCATCGCCGGGCCCATCATCGACGCAGGCGTCCTGGTCAGCATGTTCGCCGCGACGCTTGCCTGCATCATCGCCGCGGCCCGCGTGCTGATGCTGATGGCGCATCACGGCCTTGCCCACGCGAGCCTTAGCCGAACCCATTCGCGCAACGAGACTCCGGCAGCCGCCAGCCTGCTGGCAGCCGTGCTTGCCCTGCTGCCGGTCGCCTGGCTCGCGGGCCGAGGCGTCAGCGGCGCGGACATCTACGGCTGGATGGGCGCGCTCGCCGTCTTCGGCTTCCTGACGGCGTACGCCCTGGTTGCCGTAGCCGTGCCGATCCACCTGCGCCGCCATGGACGGCCCCGCTGGTGGGGCGTCGCCCTCTCCGTCGTCGCCACAGTGGCCATGCTGGCTGCGATTCTGGGGACGATCTATCCGATTCCGCCGGCTCCATACCGCTATCTGCCCTTGATCTACGCTGTTTATCTCCTGCTTGGAGTCGCCTGGTATACCGTTCTGAAACGTCGCAGGCCCGTTCCTTCTCCATCTCTTCGATGA
- a CDS encoding TonB-dependent receptor domain-containing protein — protein MLHLKVRISVVLSLALLAIMMVFPARFIAQQTLGGITGVVTDAQGGVLPGVVVTVVGEQTGLTRTQTSGSNGFYDFANLPIGTYTLSFVRDGFQTQRMSAIPVQSDRTGTINAQLNVGAVNTVISVDAVPLLNAVDTTNGYVMDKQQLQSIPLPTGSPFPAATLSPGLSAELPGGTGALSGLGNPPIWANGQRDTSNSFSLNGVDTSNLFNGKSTSQVSSARVINSTGASTSTGGGGVIQSVASVYLSIGNAIPTPATDTIQEIRVNASMYDAQQGSTSGAHIDMNTSSGSNSYHGTLYGQRATNWINAAPFFFKNDPIIANNPRLVNPALHRYLAGGTFGGPIIKNKLFGFVAYQHLRVADQEIGDDFLTVPAGLSDTNRDAAGFAGIVNNNFGSGLTAGNIDRTALALFNAPALPGEPGKWLIPNDSGAGLTPAHPFNAFLPGTGTFKADMAVANLDYNATNKDTVSLKYYYQHDPTTAPYAYSSVPGFTEHLDSGAQVFSIINTYLVKSNLSTTQTLGFIREKTWVDNEQPFLPSAIPGGSLGTVSINTFGSHYFPGVSIVNVLGAAAYNAGLQSTGILNIGPNAEGQAPNTGAFQNRWQPSANAIWTLGKHTVSFGASYSYTQLNTIDHRTGTGTVATDDLSAYAQGYVTPGSSSTAFYVSSFLQGNASRYYRANQLGSYVQDKFQITPTLSLTAGLRYDWDGGLTEKYGRIFNFDPTLYNYNATSDTIVNPGFIIAGNNTNGTTGVSSTTLTGRQWGFGPRLGMAWQPQEFGGKVVVRAGLGMYYDRGELFSYLSPGYAIGTVTGGPFGVNQQLPFVTAQSCPTATLYSYYIPTCGGLAPGGDPFAPPTVAPTASTGNLANPYTNVLSPAPTNPKSSDLSNYLPNIAGINNGGQPISLGVYDRTNKLPYTYNYTLDIQWQPRNDLAIELGYVGNLGRHQVVPVPFNQPGIASPTHAIHGETYSYGYNVLGATLPNGNPYSADYEGGNVDHRVPYIGYAAESIDYRAAGVDAYNALTAHIEKRMSHGLQVAASYTYSHALDEQSGLGLFYNGNNPLNLRDGYASADFDRTHVINFNYVYVLPNFVHEHNLPSYFANGWSIVGLTVLQSGQPYSVIDFSGAIASIYYGVSDGITNPVVPLAPGCNAKNATTGHSGAFGPPALKASCFTVPLIGAGGLGGAVPTSDPYETNFTTGQRNIFRQAFQKRADASLVKMTRLTERYSLKYTFDVFNLTNTSSFDVPGNEVSQNQNYNGFPAAGTPVLPTACDATNAGFYNCPSGLGTVTHTIGSPRQIQMSLRLLF, from the coding sequence GTGCTGCATCTTAAAGTACGCATCTCAGTCGTTCTCTCCCTTGCGCTTCTCGCCATAATGATGGTCTTCCCGGCGCGCTTCATCGCCCAGCAGACACTGGGCGGAATTACCGGTGTCGTGACCGACGCCCAGGGCGGGGTTCTGCCGGGTGTGGTCGTCACGGTCGTGGGCGAGCAGACCGGGCTGACCCGAACCCAGACCTCCGGCAGCAACGGCTTCTACGACTTCGCCAACCTTCCCATCGGCACCTATACGCTCTCGTTCGTCAGGGATGGCTTCCAGACGCAGAGAATGTCGGCCATCCCGGTGCAGAGCGACCGCACCGGAACCATTAACGCGCAGTTGAACGTCGGCGCGGTCAACACCGTCATTAGTGTGGATGCCGTGCCCCTGTTGAACGCCGTCGATACGACCAACGGCTACGTTATGGACAAGCAGCAACTCCAGTCGATCCCGCTGCCGACGGGGAGCCCTTTCCCCGCGGCGACTCTGTCGCCGGGGCTGAGCGCGGAACTGCCTGGGGGCACCGGCGCTCTCTCAGGCCTGGGCAATCCTCCCATCTGGGCCAACGGCCAGCGCGATACCAGCAACAGCTTCTCACTCAACGGCGTGGACACCAGCAACCTCTTTAACGGCAAGAGCACCAGCCAGGTCTCCTCGGCGCGCGTCATCAACAGCACCGGAGCCTCCACCAGCACCGGCGGCGGCGGCGTGATTCAGTCGGTTGCCTCGGTCTACCTCTCCATCGGCAACGCCATCCCGACTCCCGCCACCGACACCATCCAGGAGATCCGCGTCAACGCCTCCATGTACGACGCGCAGCAAGGCTCCACCTCCGGCGCGCACATCGACATGAATACCTCTTCCGGGTCCAACTCCTACCACGGCACCCTTTATGGACAGCGCGCCACCAACTGGATCAATGCAGCGCCCTTCTTCTTTAAGAACGACCCGATCATTGCGAACAACCCCAGGCTGGTGAACCCGGCGCTGCACCGCTATCTCGCCGGAGGCACCTTCGGCGGCCCCATCATCAAGAACAAGCTCTTCGGCTTCGTGGCTTACCAGCATCTGCGGGTCGCAGACCAGGAGATCGGCGACGACTTTCTCACCGTGCCGGCTGGCCTCTCCGATACCAACCGCGACGCCGCAGGGTTCGCCGGTATCGTGAACAACAACTTCGGCTCCGGCCTCACCGCCGGGAACATCGATCGCACCGCTCTCGCCCTGTTCAACGCACCCGCGCTTCCCGGCGAACCCGGCAAATGGCTTATCCCCAACGACAGCGGAGCCGGTCTCACTCCCGCGCATCCCTTCAACGCCTTTCTTCCCGGCACAGGCACCTTCAAGGCCGACATGGCGGTAGCCAACCTCGACTACAACGCCACCAACAAAGACACCGTCTCGCTGAAGTACTACTACCAGCACGATCCCACCACCGCGCCTTACGCCTACTCCAGCGTCCCGGGCTTTACCGAGCACCTCGACTCCGGCGCGCAGGTCTTCTCCATCATCAATACCTACCTCGTCAAATCCAATCTCAGCACGACGCAGACGCTGGGCTTTATCCGCGAGAAGACCTGGGTCGACAATGAGCAGCCCTTCCTCCCTAGCGCGATTCCCGGCGGCTCGCTCGGCACGGTCTCCATCAATACGTTCGGCTCACACTACTTCCCCGGAGTCTCGATTGTGAACGTGCTCGGAGCTGCTGCGTACAACGCAGGACTTCAGAGCACCGGGATTCTGAACATCGGCCCGAACGCAGAAGGGCAGGCTCCCAACACCGGCGCATTCCAGAACCGGTGGCAGCCTTCCGCCAACGCCATCTGGACCCTGGGCAAACACACCGTCAGCTTCGGCGCCAGCTACAGCTATACGCAGCTCAACACCATCGACCACCGCACCGGCACGGGCACCGTCGCCACCGACGATCTAAGCGCCTACGCTCAGGGCTATGTGACCCCCGGCAGCTCTTCAACTGCCTTCTATGTCAGCTCCTTCCTGCAAGGCAACGCCAGCCGCTACTATCGGGCCAACCAGTTGGGAAGCTACGTCCAGGACAAGTTCCAGATCACTCCCACGCTTTCGCTGACCGCCGGTCTGCGCTACGACTGGGATGGTGGCCTCACCGAAAAATACGGCCGCATCTTCAACTTCGATCCCACTCTCTATAACTACAACGCAACGTCAGACACGATCGTCAACCCGGGCTTCATCATCGCCGGCAACAACACCAACGGAACGACCGGCGTCAGCTCGACCACATTGACCGGCCGTCAGTGGGGCTTCGGCCCCCGGCTGGGAATGGCGTGGCAGCCGCAGGAGTTCGGCGGCAAGGTCGTCGTCCGCGCGGGCCTCGGCATGTACTACGACCGCGGCGAGCTCTTCAGCTACCTCTCGCCCGGCTATGCTATCGGCACCGTCACCGGCGGACCCTTCGGCGTCAATCAGCAGCTGCCCTTCGTGACCGCGCAGAGCTGCCCGACAGCGACCCTCTACAGCTACTACATACCTACCTGCGGCGGACTGGCCCCGGGCGGCGATCCCTTCGCCCCGCCGACCGTTGCACCGACTGCCTCGACGGGCAACCTGGCCAATCCCTACACGAACGTTCTGAGCCCGGCTCCCACCAACCCCAAGTCGTCCGACCTGAGCAACTACCTGCCGAACATTGCAGGCATCAACAATGGCGGCCAGCCCATATCGCTTGGCGTCTATGACCGCACCAACAAGCTGCCCTACACCTACAACTACACGCTCGATATCCAATGGCAGCCCCGCAATGACCTGGCCATCGAGCTCGGCTACGTCGGCAACCTCGGCCGCCACCAGGTCGTCCCGGTCCCATTCAACCAACCCGGCATCGCCTCACCCACTCACGCGATCCACGGTGAAACCTACTCCTACGGCTACAACGTCCTCGGAGCCACGCTGCCCAACGGCAACCCCTATAGCGCCGACTACGAGGGCGGCAACGTCGACCACCGCGTTCCCTACATCGGCTACGCGGCGGAGTCCATCGACTACAGAGCCGCAGGCGTCGATGCCTACAATGCGCTCACGGCGCATATCGAAAAGCGCATGAGCCACGGCCTCCAGGTCGCCGCCTCCTACACCTACTCCCACGCGCTCGACGAACAGAGCGGCCTGGGCCTCTTCTACAACGGCAATAACCCGCTCAACCTTCGCGACGGCTACGCCTCGGCCGACTTCGACCGCACCCACGTCATCAACTTCAACTACGTCTACGTGCTGCCCAACTTCGTCCACGAACACAACCTCCCAAGCTACTTCGCGAATGGTTGGTCTATCGTGGGCCTTACCGTCCTGCAGAGCGGCCAGCCCTACAGCGTCATCGACTTCAGCGGCGCTATCGCCAGCATCTACTACGGCGTCAGCGACGGCATCACCAACCCCGTCGTCCCGCTGGCCCCGGGCTGCAATGCGAAGAACGCGACGACCGGACACTCCGGAGCCTTCGGACCACCCGCCCTCAAGGCCTCCTGTTTTACCGTCCCGCTGATCGGCGCGGGCGGCCTGGGCGGCGCCGTTCCTACCTCCGACCCCTATGAGACCAACTTCACCACAGGCCAGCGCAACATCTTCCGCCAGGCCTTCCAGAAGCGCGCAGATGCCTCGCTCGTCAAGATGACCAGGTTGACCGAGCGGTACAGCCTCAAGTACACCTTCGACGTCTTCAACCTGACCAACACCAGCAGCTTCGACGTGCCCGGCAATGAGGTCTCGCAAAACCAGAACTACAACGGCTTCCCGGCGGCAGGCACTCCGGTTCTGCCCACTGCCTGCGATGCTACCAACGCGGGCTTCTACAACTGCCCGTCCGGACTCGGCACTGTCACCCACACCATTGGCAGCCCGCGGCAGATTCAGATGTCCCTGCGGCTGCTCTTCTAA
- a CDS encoding nucleoside deaminase produces the protein MDHSPTQPDYQAMLQTAIEEARIGLAEGGLPIGAAIFRGDGTLVSRGHNRRIQQGDPSIHGETDAFRRAGRQRSYRDLIMVTTLSPCWYCSGLVRQFGFRTVVVGESKNFAGGADWLRSLGIEVIDLDSPECITMMSGFIAENPGLWNEDIGVDE, from the coding sequence ATGGACCACTCGCCCACGCAACCCGACTATCAGGCCATGCTTCAGACCGCAATCGAAGAGGCCCGCATCGGGCTCGCCGAAGGAGGCCTGCCCATCGGCGCGGCCATCTTCCGCGGCGACGGCACGCTGGTCAGCCGCGGCCACAACCGCCGCATCCAGCAGGGCGACCCCTCCATCCACGGCGAGACCGACGCCTTTCGCCGCGCCGGCCGCCAGCGCAGCTACCGCGACCTCATCATGGTCACCACGCTCTCTCCCTGCTGGTACTGCAGCGGCCTTGTGCGCCAGTTCGGCTTCAGAACGGTCGTCGTGGGCGAGTCGAAGAACTTTGCCGGAGGGGCAGATTGGCTGCGCTCGCTGGGAATCGAGGTCATCGACCTCGACTCCCCGGAGTGCATCACCATGATGTCGGGCTTCATCGCGGAGAACCCCGGCCTCTGGAACGAGGACATCGGCGTCGACGAGTAG
- a CDS encoding trimeric intracellular cation channel family protein has product MIIPIANEKVLISTFLVVVDLVGTFVFALSGAMAGVKHRLDLFGVLVLSFASATAGGITRDVLIGAIPPASIHDWRYVGVSVLAGLAAFFWHPAINRLQSLVLFFDAVGLALFAVAGTLKALAFHLGPVAASLLGMLTGIGGGMVRDILVSEVPAVLSAELYAVAALAGAAVVVLGNMLHLPSSPVAIAGALLCFGLRMGAIKRNWRLPIASPPRQAK; this is encoded by the coding sequence ATGATTATCCCCATCGCGAATGAAAAGGTCCTGATTAGCACGTTTCTGGTAGTGGTCGACCTCGTCGGAACCTTCGTCTTCGCGCTCAGCGGAGCCATGGCGGGCGTCAAACACAGGCTCGATCTCTTCGGAGTTCTGGTGCTCTCTTTCGCCTCGGCCACCGCGGGCGGAATTACTCGCGATGTTCTCATCGGCGCGATTCCGCCCGCCTCAATTCACGACTGGCGTTACGTAGGGGTCTCCGTGCTCGCTGGCCTGGCCGCCTTCTTCTGGCATCCGGCCATCAACCGCCTGCAGAGCCTGGTCCTCTTCTTCGATGCAGTCGGCCTCGCGTTGTTCGCTGTCGCGGGCACGCTCAAGGCGCTTGCCTTTCACCTGGGCCCTGTCGCAGCCTCGCTGCTCGGCATGCTCACTGGAATCGGCGGAGGCATGGTGCGCGACATCCTCGTCTCCGAAGTCCCCGCAGTCCTCAGCGCTGAGCTCTATGCCGTCGCCGCGCTGGCTGGCGCGGCAGTTGTGGTGCTCGGCAATATGCTGCATCTTCCTTCCTCGCCTGTCGCCATCGCCGGCGCGCTCCTCTGCTTCGGACTCCGCATGGGAGCCATCAAGCGCAACTGGCGGCTGCCCATCGCCAGCCCACCTCGCCAGGCGAAGTAG
- a CDS encoding porin, translated as MKIKNVLREWTSMTRIAIAATLILATMNLRAQSSDPAPQHNNEDQRTAQDKKIEALQQQLEQIQKQLLELKQAGAAAPETHHITTAKASAASSSLAEAEPEITDPQNPKSEPFAFADFTWLNGNARTKDTPYATKFFTPEIRSDVNYTYDFRHPTDDTISGSSEIFRSNEVHVTQFGVGGDFHYDNVRARLMTQFGLYSQTTPRNDASPARGQWNLSDAYRYVSEAYGGYHFNVQHGVNVDAGIFMSYVGLFSYYQFDNWAYQPSYVSSNTPWFFNGVRVQWFPTAKLKIEPWFINGWQSYGRFNSRPGIGGQVLYRPNGKWSILGNQYAVGRDTLGVHGRTRFHSDDSVEYKYYDRPESKISKAAMSLTGDIGCEQGGGVNCFGNSKHGLKQSFLGFMVYNRLWFDRDRYAVTIGGGRINNPGRYLVLLPPINGATAASGTPYFTGNPGDPFKAWDVSFTADYMPSQYFTYRLEYNHRAANVPYFSGPGGVTPPGGNTGAPGSVVPGWSPDLRNSENRMTAAFLVKF; from the coding sequence GTGAAAATCAAAAATGTATTACGCGAGTGGACCTCCATGACGAGGATCGCCATCGCGGCCACCTTGATTCTGGCTACGATGAATCTTCGAGCACAGAGCTCAGACCCAGCGCCGCAGCATAACAATGAGGACCAGCGCACAGCGCAGGATAAAAAGATCGAGGCGCTGCAACAGCAGTTGGAGCAGATACAGAAGCAGCTCCTTGAACTGAAGCAGGCCGGTGCCGCCGCGCCGGAGACGCATCACATAACAACAGCAAAAGCATCCGCTGCCTCGTCTTCTCTCGCAGAGGCAGAGCCAGAGATCACGGACCCCCAAAATCCCAAGTCGGAACCGTTCGCCTTTGCCGACTTTACGTGGCTGAACGGCAATGCCCGCACAAAAGACACACCCTACGCCACGAAGTTCTTCACGCCGGAGATTCGCTCGGACGTCAACTACACGTACGACTTCCGCCATCCCACGGACGACACGATCAGCGGCTCAAGCGAGATCTTCCGCTCGAATGAAGTGCATGTGACGCAATTTGGCGTCGGCGGCGACTTTCACTACGACAACGTACGCGCGCGGCTGATGACGCAGTTCGGCCTGTACTCCCAGACGACGCCGCGCAACGACGCCAGCCCTGCGCGAGGACAATGGAATCTCTCCGATGCCTATCGCTATGTGTCGGAAGCCTACGGCGGCTATCACTTCAATGTGCAGCACGGTGTCAACGTCGACGCCGGCATCTTCATGTCGTACGTCGGACTATTCTCGTACTACCAGTTTGACAACTGGGCCTATCAGCCATCGTATGTTTCGTCGAATACGCCGTGGTTCTTCAATGGCGTGCGCGTGCAGTGGTTCCCCACGGCGAAGTTGAAGATCGAGCCGTGGTTCATCAACGGCTGGCAGTCTTATGGCCGCTTCAACAGCAGGCCGGGCATCGGCGGTCAGGTTCTGTATCGGCCGAACGGGAAGTGGTCGATCCTTGGCAACCAGTATGCGGTAGGACGCGATACGCTTGGCGTCCACGGCCGGACACGCTTCCACAGCGACGACAGCGTCGAGTACAAGTACTACGACCGGCCGGAGTCGAAAATCAGCAAGGCGGCGATGTCGCTGACGGGCGACATAGGCTGCGAGCAAGGCGGCGGCGTAAACTGCTTCGGCAATAGCAAGCATGGTTTGAAGCAGAGCTTCCTCGGCTTCATGGTCTATAACCGCCTGTGGTTCGATCGCGACCGCTACGCTGTGACTATCGGTGGTGGACGTATCAACAACCCCGGCCGCTACCTGGTGCTGCTGCCGCCGATCAACGGAGCAACCGCAGCCTCGGGGACGCCGTACTTCACGGGGAATCCCGGCGATCCGTTCAAGGCGTGGGACGTTTCGTTCACGGCAGACTACATGCCGAGCCAGTACTTTACCTACCGGCTGGAGTACAACCATCGCGCGGCGAACGTGCCGTACTTCAGTGGGCCAGGAGGCGTGACGCCTCCGGGAGGAAACACCGGCGCGCCGGGCTCGGTTGTGCCCGGATGGTCTCCGGACCTTCGCAACAGCGAGAACCGCATGACCGCAGCGTTCCTTGTGAAGTTCTGA
- a CDS encoding aldo/keto reductase gives MEYRQLGKSGMKVPELCFGAGTFGSTTEFFKAWAETSQEEADRMVGICMDAGLNFFDTADVYSNGSSETALGKALKHHKREDVLISTKATFRFGEGPNDVGSSRYHLVQALEGSLKRLGTDYIDVYHLHAFDATTPVEETLNTLDKFVREGKVRYIACSNFSGWHLMKSLSVSERYGWARYVGHQVYYSLIGRDYEWELMPLALDQGVGALVWSPLGWGRLTGKIRRGQPLPKDSRLQTKVVFESGPRPDDEYVYKVVDALDEVAKETGKTIPQIALNWLLQRPSVSTLVIGARNEEQLKANFGAVGWKLTAEQIAKLDAASDPKLAYPYWHQRQFEERNPKPV, from the coding sequence ATGGAATATAGACAGCTTGGCAAATCGGGAATGAAGGTGCCGGAGCTTTGCTTCGGCGCAGGAACGTTTGGATCTACAACCGAGTTCTTCAAGGCGTGGGCGGAGACCTCGCAGGAAGAGGCGGACCGCATGGTGGGCATCTGTATGGATGCGGGGCTGAACTTTTTTGATACGGCGGATGTCTACTCGAACGGCAGCAGCGAGACGGCGCTGGGCAAGGCGCTGAAGCATCACAAGCGCGAGGACGTGCTGATCTCGACCAAGGCGACCTTCCGCTTCGGCGAGGGGCCGAACGATGTGGGATCGAGCCGCTACCACCTGGTCCAGGCGCTCGAAGGCAGCCTGAAGCGGCTTGGCACGGACTATATCGATGTCTACCATTTGCACGCGTTCGATGCGACGACTCCGGTGGAGGAGACGCTGAACACGCTGGACAAGTTTGTGCGCGAGGGCAAGGTGCGTTACATCGCGTGCTCGAACTTCTCGGGATGGCACCTGATGAAGTCGCTCAGCGTGAGCGAACGGTACGGATGGGCGCGGTATGTCGGGCACCAGGTGTATTACTCGCTGATCGGGCGAGACTACGAGTGGGAGCTGATGCCGCTGGCGCTGGACCAGGGCGTGGGCGCGTTGGTGTGGTCACCGCTCGGGTGGGGAAGACTGACGGGCAAGATTCGCCGCGGGCAGCCGCTGCCGAAGGACAGCCGCCTGCAGACGAAGGTGGTTTTCGAGAGCGGTCCGCGTCCGGATGATGAGTACGTGTACAAGGTCGTCGACGCGCTGGATGAGGTTGCAAAGGAGACGGGCAAGACGATCCCGCAGATTGCGCTGAACTGGCTGCTGCAGCGCCCGTCAGTTTCGACGCTGGTGATTGGCGCTCGCAACGAGGAGCAGTTGAAGGCGAACTTCGGCGCGGTGGGTTGGAAGCTGACGGCGGAGCAGATTGCGAAGCTCGATGCGGCGAGCGATCCGAAGCTCGCCTACCCGTACTGGCACCAGCGCCAGTTTGAGGAGCGCAACCCGAAGCCGGTGTAG
- a CDS encoding YybH family protein, which yields MTADESAIRAVFAQQAVDWNRGDLDAFATGYKNSPDILFIGSTISRGYAGMLERYRTVFSTREKMGTLTYSDVEVQTLDERFATATGKFHLERTAAGGGDAGGSYMLVFEKTPKGWKIIRDVTIPSPKQ from the coding sequence ATGACCGCAGATGAATCTGCGATAAGGGCGGTGTTTGCCCAGCAGGCCGTTGACTGGAATCGCGGCGACCTGGACGCATTCGCGACTGGTTACAAGAACTCGCCCGACATTTTGTTCATCGGCTCGACGATCAGCCGGGGTTATGCAGGGATGCTGGAGCGATACCGGACCGTCTTCTCCACGCGCGAGAAGATGGGGACCCTGACCTACAGCGATGTCGAGGTGCAGACGCTCGATGAGCGATTTGCGACGGCGACCGGCAAATTTCATCTGGAGCGCACGGCTGCAGGTGGCGGCGATGCGGGCGGGTCGTACATGCTGGTCTTCGAGAAGACACCGAAGGGCTGGAAGATTATTCGGGATGTGACGATACCTTCCCCAAAGCAATAG